In Bacillus horti, the following proteins share a genomic window:
- a CDS encoding catalase produces the protein MKEKEERKADQSFGTHVTGAGGAKDQRRSDNEAEDTLTNRQGHPITDNQNIRTVGNRGPSTLENYHFIEKISHFDRERVPERVVHARGAGAHGYFEAYGTVGDEPIAKYTRAKLFQEKGKRTPVFVRFSSVIHGGHSPETLRDPRGFAVKFYTEDGNWDLVGNNLKIFFIRDAMKFPDLVHAFKPDPVTNIQDGERIFDFVSQTPEATHMVTFLFSPWGIPANYRQMQGSGVNTYKWVNEQGEGVLVKYHWEPKQGIKNLTQSEAEKIQGMNFNHATQDLYEAIEKGDYPEWELFVQIMSDDEHPELDFDPLDDTKLWYKDKFPWLPVGKMVLNKNPENYFAEVEQVAFGTGVLVDGLDFSDDKMLQGRTFSYSDTQRYRVGANYLQLPINAPKKHVATNQRDGQMAYFVDRGPNPHVNYEPSLMNGLKEATRAGKEHTPHVSGEVKREAIDRPNNFGQVGETYRRFSAWERDELIHNLVSTLSSCRKEIQEQMIKNFTQADPEYGQRVKEGLEKMSKEGSKGPMGTTDSEKAVHQAEDYGHPSDPY, from the coding sequence ATGAAGGAAAAAGAAGAGCGTAAAGCTGATCAATCCTTTGGGACACATGTTACAGGAGCAGGTGGCGCAAAGGATCAGCGTAGAAGTGATAACGAAGCAGAAGATACGTTAACGAATCGTCAAGGACATCCTATTACAGATAATCAAAACATCCGAACGGTAGGAAACCGTGGTCCTTCAACATTAGAAAATTATCATTTCATTGAGAAGATTAGTCATTTTGACCGGGAGCGTGTGCCAGAACGAGTGGTACACGCACGTGGTGCTGGAGCACATGGTTATTTTGAAGCGTATGGGACTGTTGGAGATGAACCGATAGCCAAATATACTAGAGCAAAGCTGTTTCAGGAAAAAGGAAAACGAACTCCCGTCTTTGTCCGCTTCTCTAGTGTTATTCATGGAGGGCATTCTCCTGAAACACTACGTGACCCAAGAGGCTTTGCTGTAAAATTCTATACAGAAGACGGTAACTGGGATTTGGTAGGGAACAATTTGAAGATCTTCTTCATCCGTGATGCGATGAAGTTCCCTGATCTCGTCCATGCGTTTAAGCCAGATCCGGTAACAAATATTCAGGACGGAGAGCGCATCTTTGATTTCGTTTCGCAAACCCCTGAAGCCACACATATGGTTACTTTTTTATTCTCACCTTGGGGCATTCCGGCAAACTACAGACAAATGCAGGGCTCTGGAGTAAACACCTACAAATGGGTCAATGAGCAAGGTGAAGGTGTATTGGTCAAGTATCATTGGGAACCCAAGCAGGGGATTAAGAATCTAACACAAAGTGAGGCTGAAAAAATTCAGGGAATGAACTTTAACCACGCCACTCAGGACCTGTATGAAGCGATAGAAAAAGGAGATTACCCTGAATGGGAATTGTTTGTTCAAATTATGAGTGATGATGAGCATCCTGAGCTGGACTTTGATCCCTTAGATGATACAAAGCTCTGGTACAAGGATAAGTTCCCATGGCTACCAGTCGGTAAAATGGTACTTAACAAAAATCCAGAGAATTACTTCGCTGAGGTTGAACAGGTAGCGTTTGGTACAGGGGTACTTGTAGATGGACTTGATTTCTCAGACGATAAAATGCTACAGGGAAGAACATTCTCCTACTCGGATACACAGCGTTATCGAGTTGGGGCAAATTACTTACAGTTACCTATCAATGCTCCTAAGAAGCACGTAGCCACCAACCAACGGGATGGACAAATGGCTTATTTCGTTGATCGTGGTCCCAATCCTCATGTGAATTATGAGCCTTCTCTTATGAACGGACTAAAGGAAGCTACTCGTGCAGGGAAGGAACATACACCCCACGTATCAGGAGAAGTGAAGCGTGAAGCGATTGACCGACCGAACAATTTCGGGCAGGTAGGTGAAACATACCGTAGATTTAGTGCTTGGGAGCGCGATGAGCTGATTCACAATTTAGTGAGTACCCTAAGCTCCTGCCGAAAAGAAATACAGGAGCAAATGATCAAAAACTTCACACAAGCTGACCCTGAGTATGGTCAACGTGTTAAGGAAGGGCTAGAAAAAATGAGCAAGGAAGGCTCAAAAGGCCCTATGGGAACTACAGATTCTGAAAAGGCTGTCCATCAAGCGGAGGATTATGGGCATCCCTCTGATCCTTATTAA